The genomic region TCGCTCGAGGATGTCAGCAAGGGCTTCAACCAGCTGTGGCGGCGCAACATCAAGAAGGCCGAGAAGGCCGGCGTCGAAGTCGTCCAGGGCGGCTATCAGGACCTGGAGGAGTGGCAGCGCCTCTACGAGATCACGGCTCTGCGCGACCACTTCCGGCCCCGACCGCTCTTGTACTTCCAGCGCATGTGGACAGCCCTCAACACCGAGGACCCCAACCGCATGCGGCTGTACTTCGCCCGACGCGAGGGCGTGAACCTGTCCGCCGCGACGATGTTGGTCGTCGGCGGGCACGTCTGGTATTCCTACGGTGCCTCCGACAACATCGGGCGGGAGTTCCGGCCCTCGAACGCGATGCAGTGGCGGATGCTGCGCGACGCCTACGCGCTCGGCGCCACCGTCTACGACCTGCGCGGCATCTCCGACTCGCTGGATGAGACCGACCACCTCTTCGGTCTGATCCAGTTCAAGGTGGGCACCGGTGGACAAGCCGCTGAATACCTCGGCGAGTGGGACTTCCCGCTCAACAAAATGCTCCACAAGGCGCTCGACATCTACATGTCGCGCCGCTGACGCGCCAGAATTCGTCTTCACACCTCTGATACACCGCTGCCACGAGAAAGGTTCCGGTTCCGGTCATGGCGCTCACGCTCTACGTCGACACCGCACGCTGGCGGGCGCACCACAAGCACGTGTCCGAGCAGTTTCCGGGGCTCGTCCCCGTCTGCAAGGGCAACGGCTACGGCTTCGGCCACGAGCGCCTCGCGGACGAGGCCACCCGCCTGGGCTCCGATGTCCTGGCCGTCGGCACGACGTACGAAGCCGCGCGGATCAAGGACTGGTTCGGCGGCGATCTGCTGGTGCTGACGCCGTTCAGACGCGGCGAGGAGCCCGTACCGCTGCCCGACCGGGTCATCCGATCCGTGTCGTCGGTGGACGGGGTCTACGGCCTCGTGGGCGCCCGTGTCGTCATCGAGGTCATGTCCTCGATGAAGCGGCACGGAGTGAACGGGCAGGATCTGTCCCAGCTCCACGCCGCCATAGAGAACGTGCGCCTTGAGGGCTTCGCGATCCACTTGCCGCTGGACCGCACCGACGGCTCGGACGCCGTCGAGGAGGTTATCGGCTGGATGGACAGGCTGCGCGCGGCCCGGCTGCCGCTGCACACCATGTTCGTCAGTCATCTCAAGGCCGAGGAACTCGCCAGGCTGCAGCAGCAGTTCCCGCAGACCCGCTTCCGCGCCCGCATCGGCACGCGGCTGTGGCTGGGGGACCACGAGGCGACCGAGTACCGCGGAGCCGTCCTGGACGTCACCCCCGTTTCCAAGGGCGACCGTTTCGGCTACCGCCAGCAAAAGGTCGCCTCGGACGGCTGGCTGGTGGTCGTGGCGGGCGGTACGTCGCACGGCGTGGGCCTCGAGGCTCCGAAGGCCCTGCACGGCGTCATGCCGCGCGCCAAGGGCGTCGCCCGGGCCGGCCTCGCCACGGTCAACCGGAACCTCTCACCGTTCGTCTGGGGCGCCAAGCAGCGCTGGTTCGCGGAGCCCCCGCACATGCAGGTCTCGATCCTCTTCGTGCCCTCGGACGCTCCGGAGCCGAAGGTCGGCGAGGAGCTGGTGGCCCATCTGCGGCACACCACCACGCAGTTCGACCGCATCGTCGAGCGCTGACAGCGGGGAACGCCGAGCCCCGCACACAGGCGAAAGGCCGTACACGGACTCCGTGTACGGCCTTTTACGTGGCCACCCGCACCTTGTTCGCTCAGGGCGAACGCCGCTCCGTCGATTCATCGCCGCCGCCCCACTCCACGTACGGCCCGTCGAAGTGCGCCGCATGCCGCGGCGGGTGGGCCGCGGCGCCCAGGACGAACACGTCCTCCGCGCCGTCCAGCACCCCACCGGAGGGATCGTCGTCACCGGAGCGGCGCACCACGTCCCGCTCCGGCATGAGGATGTCGCGCACGATCACCGCGCCCAAGTACAGCGTCCCCAACAGGTGCACGGCGATGGCCAGTTGATATCCCTCTTGCGGCAGTCCCTTGTGGGCGTCTCCGCTGGTCGTGTACGCGAGGTACATCCAGATCCCGAGGAAGTACGCCACCTCGCACGCCTGCCAGATCAGGAAGTCCCGCCACTTCGGGCGGGCCAGCACGGCGAGAGGCACCAGCCACAACACGTACTGCGGCGAGTAGACCTTGTTGGTGAGGATGAAGGCCGCGACGATCAGGAACGCCAGCTGGGCGAAGCGCGGCCGACGCGGGGCCGTCAGCGAGAGAGCCGCGATGCCCACGCAGGAGATCAGAATCAGCACCATGGCGAACGTGTTGACGGTGTCGGTGTCGAGCGGGGTCTCCATGCGCTGGGACAGGATCAGCCAGAAGGACCCGAAGTCGACGCCGCGTTCCTGGCTGAACGTGTAGAACTTCGACCAGCCCTCGGGCGCGAGCAGCATGACCGGCAGGTTCACGACCAGCCAGGAGCCGACCGCACCGAGCAGGGCCGTACCGAACTCGCGCCACCTGCCCGCGCGCCAGCACAGCACGAGCAGCGGCCCGAGGAGCAGCACGGGATAGAGCTTGGCGGCGGTGGCAAGCCCCAGCAGGACTCCGAAGGCAAGGGGACGGCTCCGCGCCCACATCAGCATCGCGGCGGCCGTCAGAGCGACGGCCAGCAGGTCCCAGTTGATAGTTGCGGTCAGTGCGAAAGCGGGCGCCAGGGCGACCAGCAGGCCGTCCCAGGGCCGCCGCCGGTGGGTGCGGGTCACGCAGACGCCGATGACTGCCGTGCACGCCATCAGCATCCCGGCGTTGACCATCCAGTAGACCTGCTCCTGGTCCTGGATGCTGCCGCTGCCGGGCGTCAGCCATGAGGCGACCTCCATGAACACACCGGTCAGCACCGGGTATTCGAGGTACTCCATGTCGCCTTCGAGCTTGTCGAAGTACGGCATCAGCCCGTCGGCGAAGCCCCGCCCCTGGTAGAGGTGCGGGATGTCCGAGTAGCAGGCATGCGTGTACTGCGAGCTGGCCCCGAAGAACCAGGCGCCGTCGTAGCAGGGCAGCTTCTGCACCATGCCGAGGGCGAACATACCGATCGCGACGAGCGCGATGACCCGCACGGGAGTCCACCAGGACGTCCCGAGCAGCGCACGCCGTCCGAGAGGACCACCGAACAGTTCACTGCCGGCCGCGGCGACCGGGTCCTCCTTGGTCGGCCGCACCAGATCTGGCTCGTGCACGCTCGCGCGCGTCGTTTCTGCACTGGGCATGCCGCACATCCTGCCGTACGCGCCTAGGAAAACGCCGAGGGCTGTCGCACCGAGTCGGTGCGACAGCCCTCGTTTCACGTGAAACACCTCACTGCGGATGTTTCACGTGAAACACCCCGTGGTGGCAGCTACCCGGTCGGTCCTCCGAAGAGGCTGCCATTGCCATTGCCTCTGGTATTTCCGGGATCCTCAGATTCCGTGGGTGAAGAGGTCACCCCTCCGTCCGAGGTGCCGGCATCCGTTCCGCCCGCGTCGGCTCCAGCGGTGTCCTCGCATCCGAGGCCGAAGTTGCCACAGGTCTCGCTCGGGGAGGGCGAGGGAGCCGTCTCCGACTCACTGGGCTCCGTACTGGGTTCGATCGTCTCCTCTTCGGACTCAGTGGGCGTGGGGGTCACGCTCGGAGTCGGAAGGTCATTGACCACTTTGCCGATGGGCTCGGCCTGCGGGAAGTCTTCGGGCTTCGTTCCCTTGAGCGCCTGCTCCATGTAGTCGTGCCAGATCTCGGCCGGGAACGAGGCACCGTGGATGGTCTTCTGGCCACCCGTGCCGTACATCTCCAGGAACTGACGATTCTTGTTGGTCTCGTCGTCGTCCATGCGGTACATGCTGACCGCGGTCGACAGCTGCGGCGTGTATCCGACGAACCAGGCGGACTTGTTGCCGTCCGTCGTACCGGTCTTGCCGGCCACCTCGCGACCGTCGAGTTGTGCAGGCTTACCGGTTCCGTCGTCGACGACGGTCTTCAGGACGTCGGTGACGTTGTCGGCGACCTTCTCAGTGAAGGCCGGCTTGGGCGCCGCCTTGTGCTTCCACTTCGTAGCCCCTTCGTACTCGACGGACTTGACCGAGAACGGTTCGTTCTGCTCACCGCTGGCCGCGAACGTCGCGTACGCGCCGGCCATGCGGATCGAGCTGGGGTCCGAGATACCGATGGAGAAGGACGGGAAGGTGGTACCCGTCAGACTGCTCGGCCTGAGGCCGGCATTTTCGGCTGCCAGCTTCACCTTGTCCAGACCGACGTCCATACCGAGCTGCACGAAGGGGGAGTTCGCCGAGACCCTCATGGCCTCGCGCAGGTTGATCCGGTAGTTCGGCGCAATACCGTACGACGCGCCGCCGTCGTTGGTCTGGAGCCACTCCTCGTCCTTGTCGTTCTTCCAGATGCTGCCGTCGTAATTCTTGATCTTGAGCTTGTTCTTGCCACTGTAGAAGCTGTCCGGCGAGACCTGGGTCCGTTCGTCCTGCGCCTGGGACTCCCCGAGGTCGGGGTCACGCTTGCCGTCCTGCATGGCGGCGGCCAGGACGAACGGCTTGAACGTCGAACCGACCGCGGCACCGGTCTCGTCGGCGTTGTTGGTGAAGTGCTTGGTCGCGGACTCACCACCGTAAATGGCCACGATGGCGCCGGATTTCGGGTCCACGGAAGCCCCGCCGAACTGAACGTACTTGTCGGTCTTCGGGCGGCGCTTCTCGTCGAGGTTCTCCTTGCGGACCTTCTTCACGGCCTCTTCGAGCTTGTCGACCTTGTTCTTGTCGAAGGTCGTGTGGATCTCGTAGCCACCCCGCTGGAGCTGCTCTTCGGTGACGTCGGTGTTGTTGATGACGTAGCCCTTGGCCAGGTCGACGAGGTAGCCGATCTGACCGCCCAGCTCAGAGCTGGACCGCGGGTTCTGGAGCTTGGGGAGCTCCTTGTACTTGGCCCGCTCCGTGGCCGACAGGTACCCGTCCTTGACCATCTCGTTGAGGATCCAGGTCCATCGTTCCGTGGCCCGCCTGGTGTTGCCCTCTCGCGTGGCCCTCGGGTCGATCGCCGTCGCTCCCGCAGGGTCGTAGTACGTGGCGCCCTTCAGAACAGCGGCGAGGAGGGCGCACTCACTCGCGTCCAGGTCGGTCGCGTCCTTGCCGAAGTACGAACGAGCGGCCGCCTGGAGGCCATAGGAGGCACGGCCGTAGTAGGCGGTGTTCAGGTACCCCGCCATGACCTCCTCCTTGGGCTCGGTGCGGCCCACCTTGATGGAGACGAGGAGTTCCTTGAACTTGCGGGACACCGTCTGCGACTGGTCGTTCAGCATGGCGTTCTTCACGTACTGCTGGGTGATGGTCGAGCCGCCCTGCGTCTGGCCGCCTTTGGCCATGTTGAAGAGCGCACGGCCGATGCCCACGGGGTCGATGCCCTTGTCGGTCTCGAACTTCTTGTTCTCGGCCGACATGACGGCGAAGCGCATCGCCTGGGGGATCTGCTCGTACTTGATGTTCTGGCGGTTGGTCTCACCGCCCGTGGACACCATCGGCTTGCCGTTGGACCAGTAGTAGACGTTGTTCTGCGCCTTCGCGGCCGCCGCGACGTCCGGCACTCCCACCATGGCGTACGCG from Streptomyces sp. NBC_00878 harbors:
- a CDS encoding peptidoglycan bridge formation glycyltransferase FemA/FemB family protein, giving the protein MSPTMRTISREQHLAYIQSLPAASHMQVPAWADVKAEWRSESLGWFDSRSGEIIGAGLVLYRQLPKIKRYLAYLPEGPVINWFAPNLTEWLDPMLAHLKQQGAFSVKMGPPVIIRRWDAASIKKGIQDPDVKRLRDTEADFIEPRAFEVADRLRRMGWQQGEDGGPGFGDVQPRYVYQVPLANRSLEDVSKGFNQLWRRNIKKAEKAGVEVVQGGYQDLEEWQRLYEITALRDHFRPRPLLYFQRMWTALNTEDPNRMRLYFARREGVNLSAATMLVVGGHVWYSYGASDNIGREFRPSNAMQWRMLRDAYALGATVYDLRGISDSLDETDHLFGLIQFKVGTGGQAAEYLGEWDFPLNKMLHKALDIYMSRR
- a CDS encoding transglycosylase domain-containing protein, with translation MSEHRRKPSQPQGGGRAAARRGQTGSSSGRRAAPRSATGSPSDSYDSGGEESPFGSRAEARRAAQRSSGGARRRAADGAGRGGHGGGGPRGLPGGPGRGRGRGPVPEKKRIIDYPRAGKYGWARWVPSWKLVTGSFIGFCGSMMAVAGIAYAMVGVPDVAAAAKAQNNVYYWSNGKPMVSTGGETNRQNIKYEQIPQAMRFAVMSAENKKFETDKGIDPVGIGRALFNMAKGGQTQGGSTITQQYVKNAMLNDQSQTVSRKFKELLVSIKVGRTEPKEEVMAGYLNTAYYGRASYGLQAAARSYFGKDATDLDASECALLAAVLKGATYYDPAGATAIDPRATREGNTRRATERWTWILNEMVKDGYLSATERAKYKELPKLQNPRSSSELGGQIGYLVDLAKGYVINNTDVTEEQLQRGGYEIHTTFDKNKVDKLEEAVKKVRKENLDEKRRPKTDKYVQFGGASVDPKSGAIVAIYGGESATKHFTNNADETGAAVGSTFKPFVLAAAMQDGKRDPDLGESQAQDERTQVSPDSFYSGKNKLKIKNYDGSIWKNDKDEEWLQTNDGGASYGIAPNYRINLREAMRVSANSPFVQLGMDVGLDKVKLAAENAGLRPSSLTGTTFPSFSIGISDPSSIRMAGAYATFAASGEQNEPFSVKSVEYEGATKWKHKAAPKPAFTEKVADNVTDVLKTVVDDGTGKPAQLDGREVAGKTGTTDGNKSAWFVGYTPQLSTAVSMYRMDDDETNKNRQFLEMYGTGGQKTIHGASFPAEIWHDYMEQALKGTKPEDFPQAEPIGKVVNDLPTPSVTPTPTESEEETIEPSTEPSESETAPSPSPSETCGNFGLGCEDTAGADAGGTDAGTSDGGVTSSPTESEDPGNTRGNGNGSLFGGPTG
- a CDS encoding glycosyltransferase family 87 protein, whose product is MCGMPSAETTRASVHEPDLVRPTKEDPVAAAGSELFGGPLGRRALLGTSWWTPVRVIALVAIGMFALGMVQKLPCYDGAWFFGASSQYTHACYSDIPHLYQGRGFADGLMPYFDKLEGDMEYLEYPVLTGVFMEVASWLTPGSGSIQDQEQVYWMVNAGMLMACTAVIGVCVTRTHRRRPWDGLLVALAPAFALTATINWDLLAVALTAAAMLMWARSRPLAFGVLLGLATAAKLYPVLLLGPLLVLCWRAGRWREFGTALLGAVGSWLVVNLPVMLLAPEGWSKFYTFSQERGVDFGSFWLILSQRMETPLDTDTVNTFAMVLILISCVGIAALSLTAPRRPRFAQLAFLIVAAFILTNKVYSPQYVLWLVPLAVLARPKWRDFLIWQACEVAYFLGIWMYLAYTTSGDAHKGLPQEGYQLAIAVHLLGTLYLGAVIVRDILMPERDVVRRSGDDDPSGGVLDGAEDVFVLGAAAHPPRHAAHFDGPYVEWGGGDESTERRSP
- a CDS encoding alanine racemase; amino-acid sequence: MALTLYVDTARWRAHHKHVSEQFPGLVPVCKGNGYGFGHERLADEATRLGSDVLAVGTTYEAARIKDWFGGDLLVLTPFRRGEEPVPLPDRVIRSVSSVDGVYGLVGARVVIEVMSSMKRHGVNGQDLSQLHAAIENVRLEGFAIHLPLDRTDGSDAVEEVIGWMDRLRAARLPLHTMFVSHLKAEELARLQQQFPQTRFRARIGTRLWLGDHEATEYRGAVLDVTPVSKGDRFGYRQQKVASDGWLVVVAGGTSHGVGLEAPKALHGVMPRAKGVARAGLATVNRNLSPFVWGAKQRWFAEPPHMQVSILFVPSDAPEPKVGEELVAHLRHTTTQFDRIVER